One Natronomonas moolapensis 8.8.11 genomic region harbors:
- a CDS encoding type 1 glutamine amidotransferase — MKQPRIALLNAAHAAADTRRNFRRELDADVVEFHCPSGEFPEGFRYDGFVVTGSRASVYWDREWIGRLKEWVGDALEAGVPALGVCYGHQLLADVLGGSVESMGEYEIGYRTVEQDGKNRLLEGVSEEMTVFTTHSDHVQEAPPGATVFARNEYGVHGFRKGHAFAVQFHPEYDMETAESVARGKDDELPAERIEAVIDGIHADNYEMACEAKALFDNFLEYVEELHVGRVDAD; from the coding sequence ATGAAACAGCCACGCATCGCGCTGTTGAACGCCGCTCACGCCGCCGCCGACACCCGCCGGAACTTCCGGCGGGAACTCGACGCCGACGTCGTCGAGTTCCACTGTCCCTCCGGGGAGTTCCCTGAAGGGTTCCGATACGACGGATTCGTCGTTACGGGGTCGCGGGCCTCCGTCTACTGGGACCGCGAGTGGATCGGACGGCTGAAGGAGTGGGTCGGGGACGCCCTCGAGGCCGGCGTGCCGGCCCTCGGCGTCTGCTACGGCCACCAGCTGCTTGCCGACGTCCTCGGTGGGAGCGTCGAGAGCATGGGCGAGTACGAGATTGGCTACCGGACTGTCGAACAAGACGGAAAAAACCGGCTTCTGGAGGGCGTCAGCGAGGAGATGACGGTATTCACAACCCACTCGGATCACGTCCAGGAGGCCCCGCCGGGGGCGACCGTCTTCGCGAGAAACGAGTACGGTGTCCACGGCTTCCGGAAGGGCCACGCCTTCGCGGTCCAGTTCCACCCCGAATACGACATGGAGACCGCCGAGTCCGTCGCGCGCGGCAAGGACGACGAACTCCCGGCCGAACGGATCGAGGCCGTGATCGACGGTATCCACGCCGACAACTACGAGATGGCCTGTGAGGCGAAGGCGCTCTTCGACAACTTCCTCGAGTACGTCGAGGAGCTCCACGTGGGGCGCGTCGACGCGGACTGA
- a CDS encoding GTPBP1 family GTP-binding protein yields MSADRAALRSALEQGEREGGSVEFKERLTRATHLADGRLESLVAQLRHRILSGDGEATYVVGVTDDGGIAGISADAFSESMDVLSLLADEAGAHIDDVETWGVDGGETAAHEAGLVGVATLREGSMLEADDDHIVVGTAGHVDHGKSTLVGSLVTGSADDGQGGTRSFLDVRPHEMERGLSADLSYGVYGFDGDGAIRMDNPHRKSDRARIVEEADRLVSFVDTVGHEPWLRTTIRGLVGQKLDYGLLVVAADDGPTKTTREHLGILLATELPTVVAITKVDMVPEERVHEVEREVERLLRNAERTPLSVARHGVSAAIDEIGEQVVPIVATSAVTKAGLDVLDELFEHLPKTGAESGAFSMYVDRTYNVTGVGAVASGTIRSGSVEAGDELLVGPLPDGGFRPVEVRSIEMHYHRVDEAAAGRIVGIALKGINEADLERGMVLLPRGSDPTAVREFEAEVMVLNHPTRIDDGYEPVVHLETASETASIHPEGGQLLPGDSGRARIRFKFRPYVVEEGQRFVFREGSSKGVGTVRDVTGVE; encoded by the coding sequence ATGAGTGCCGACCGCGCGGCCCTCCGAAGCGCCCTCGAACAGGGCGAACGGGAGGGCGGCAGCGTCGAATTCAAGGAACGGCTCACGCGGGCAACCCACCTGGCCGACGGCCGCCTCGAATCGCTCGTCGCCCAGTTGCGACACCGGATCCTCTCGGGCGACGGCGAGGCGACCTACGTCGTCGGCGTCACCGACGACGGCGGGATCGCGGGCATCTCCGCCGACGCCTTTTCGGAGTCGATGGACGTCCTCTCGCTTCTGGCCGACGAGGCGGGGGCCCACATCGACGACGTGGAGACGTGGGGCGTCGACGGCGGCGAGACGGCCGCCCACGAGGCGGGACTGGTCGGCGTCGCCACGCTGCGCGAAGGCTCCATGCTGGAGGCCGACGACGACCACATCGTCGTCGGCACCGCGGGCCACGTCGACCACGGCAAGTCGACGCTCGTCGGCTCGCTCGTGACCGGTTCCGCGGACGACGGCCAGGGCGGCACCCGGAGCTTCCTCGATGTCCGACCCCACGAGATGGAACGGGGGCTGTCGGCGGATCTCTCCTACGGCGTCTACGGCTTCGACGGCGACGGCGCGATCCGGATGGACAACCCCCACCGGAAGTCGGACCGCGCCCGCATCGTCGAGGAAGCCGACCGGCTGGTTTCGTTCGTCGACACCGTCGGCCACGAGCCGTGGCTGCGGACGACCATCCGGGGGCTGGTCGGCCAGAAACTCGATTACGGGCTGCTCGTGGTCGCCGCCGACGACGGCCCGACGAAGACGACCCGCGAACACCTCGGCATCCTGTTGGCGACCGAACTCCCGACTGTCGTCGCTATCACAAAGGTGGATATGGTCCCCGAGGAGCGCGTCCACGAGGTCGAACGCGAGGTCGAGCGACTGTTGCGCAACGCCGAGCGGACGCCGCTGTCGGTCGCGCGACACGGCGTCTCGGCCGCGATCGACGAGATCGGCGAACAGGTCGTTCCGATCGTGGCGACGAGCGCGGTGACGAAGGCCGGTCTCGACGTCCTCGACGAACTGTTCGAGCACCTCCCGAAGACGGGCGCCGAGTCCGGCGCGTTCTCGATGTACGTCGATCGGACCTACAACGTGACCGGCGTCGGCGCGGTCGCCTCGGGGACGATCCGCTCGGGCAGCGTCGAGGCCGGCGACGAGTTGCTCGTCGGTCCCCTTCCGGACGGGGGCTTTCGACCCGTCGAGGTCCGGTCCATCGAGATGCACTATCACCGCGTCGACGAGGCCGCCGCCGGGCGAATCGTCGGCATCGCCCTGAAGGGGATTAACGAGGCCGACCTCGAGCGCGGGATGGTGCTTTTGCCCCGCGGTTCCGATCCGACCGCCGTCAGGGAGTTCGAGGCCGAGGTGATGGTGTTGAACCACCCGACCCGGATCGACGACGGCTACGAGCCAGTCGTCCACCTCGAAACCGCCAGCGAGACCGCCTCGATCCACCCGGAGGGGGGGCAACTGCTTCCCGGCGATAGTGGGCGAGCGCGAATCCGATTCAAATTCCGCCCTTACGTGGTCGAGGAGGGCCAGCGGTTCGTCTTCCGGGAGGGCAGTTCGAAGGGCGTCGGCACCGTGCGCGACGTCACCGGAGTCGAGTGA
- the eif1A gene encoding translation initiation factor eIF-1A, which translates to MSEETGRKNLRMPNDDELFAVVTQHDGGNHVRVQCEDGKSRMGRIPGRMKYRVWIEEGDTVIVEPWDWQDEKANIEWRYDSQDAEQLRREGHID; encoded by the coding sequence GTGAGCGAAGAGACAGGGCGCAAGAACTTGCGAATGCCCAACGACGACGAGCTGTTCGCGGTCGTCACCCAGCACGACGGCGGGAACCACGTCCGCGTGCAGTGTGAGGACGGCAAGAGCCGCATGGGCCGGATCCCCGGTCGCATGAAGTACCGCGTCTGGATCGAGGAGGGCGACACCGTCATCGTCGAGCCGTGGGACTGGCAGGACGAGAAAGCCAACATCGAGTGGCGCTACGACAGCCAAGACGCCGAGCAGCTCCGGCGCGAAGGCCACATCGACTGA
- a CDS encoding glutamate-cysteine ligase family protein: MTGDVDATTGGARVRRSVEVEYWVIDGSGRLVDPGDLVECPGAEREFVVPMLEIKTTPCETTAGLRAELFERIGDVLERADERGLGLVPLSTPVSADSVRDLPSERTRIQDRVVGDRFEYVRHCAGTHIHVEQQPDSAVDQLNTLTALDPALALVNSSPYFGGERLATGARSLLYRRMAYADLPHQGQLWPYVDDTEEWAKRLERRCAEFKTAATIAGIDTEATEAAFDPESAVWTPVKLRAAFSTVEWRSPDTALPSQVVRLADDVVDVVERASATEPRIEGRAGHLSDTDLVLPEFDAVKEYVERAIRDGLADDSVRAYLDRMGFDVAAYDPLAAEVGGGEELSPGETREIRLEYADRLRDDIRARSKVHAD; the protein is encoded by the coding sequence ATGACCGGCGACGTCGACGCCACGACCGGCGGGGCTCGGGTCCGCCGGAGCGTCGAGGTCGAGTACTGGGTGATCGACGGGTCGGGGCGGTTGGTCGACCCCGGCGACCTCGTCGAGTGCCCCGGCGCGGAACGGGAGTTCGTCGTTCCGATGCTCGAGATCAAGACGACGCCCTGCGAGACGACGGCCGGACTCCGGGCGGAGCTGTTCGAGCGGATCGGCGACGTCCTCGAGCGCGCCGACGAGCGCGGTCTCGGGCTCGTTCCCCTGTCGACGCCGGTGTCGGCCGACTCGGTACGGGACCTCCCGAGCGAGCGAACCCGGATCCAAGACCGCGTCGTCGGCGATCGCTTCGAGTACGTCCGCCACTGTGCGGGTACGCACATCCACGTCGAGCAACAGCCGGACAGCGCGGTCGATCAGTTGAACACGCTCACCGCGCTCGATCCCGCCTTGGCGCTCGTGAACTCCTCGCCGTACTTCGGGGGCGAACGCCTGGCGACGGGCGCGCGCTCGCTGCTCTACCGGCGGATGGCCTACGCCGACCTCCCACACCAGGGACAGCTGTGGCCCTACGTCGACGACACCGAGGAGTGGGCCAAACGGCTCGAGCGCCGCTGTGCCGAGTTCAAGACGGCGGCGACTATCGCCGGGATCGACACGGAGGCGACCGAGGCGGCGTTCGATCCCGAGAGCGCGGTCTGGACGCCGGTGAAACTGCGCGCGGCCTTTTCGACCGTCGAGTGGCGCTCGCCGGACACCGCACTCCCGAGTCAGGTCGTCCGCCTGGCCGACGACGTCGTCGACGTCGTCGAACGGGCGAGCGCGACCGAGCCGCGGATCGAGGGGCGCGCCGGCCATCTCAGCGACACCGACCTCGTGTTGCCGGAGTTCGACGCCGTCAAGGAGTATGTCGAGCGCGCGATACGCGACGGACTCGCCGACGACTCGGTCCGGGCGTACCTCGACCGGATGGGCTTCGATGTGGCCGCCTACGACCCCCTCGCCGCCGAAGTCGGGGGCGGCGAGGAACTCTCGCCCGGCGAGACCCGGGAGATCCGCCTCGAGTACGCCGACCGCCTCCGGGACGACATCCGAGCGCGCAGCAAGGTCCATGCGGACTGA
- a CDS encoding HAD hydrolase family protein, translating into MVPPLAVDIDGTLTRPDDSIDPRVFDALRAWDAPVVIATGKSFPYPIGLCDFVGIPINVVAENGGATYVGSADAVVYDGDPEGAEAVGAAYIAAGYDLGWGSVDPTNRWRETELAVAREQPLDPLVDIAADHGMVVVDTGYAYHVKAPDVDKGRGLETAAATLDVDPGSFVAVGDSENDAELFERVGHSVAVANADETAMAAADGVTEAAFADGFLEALDRFRASA; encoded by the coding sequence ATGGTTCCGCCGCTCGCCGTCGACATCGACGGCACGCTGACCCGCCCCGACGACTCGATCGATCCCCGCGTGTTCGACGCGCTTCGGGCGTGGGACGCCCCGGTCGTGATCGCGACCGGCAAATCCTTTCCGTATCCGATCGGCCTGTGCGATTTCGTCGGCATTCCGATCAACGTCGTTGCCGAGAACGGCGGCGCAACCTACGTCGGGTCGGCCGACGCAGTCGTCTACGACGGCGATCCGGAGGGCGCAGAGGCCGTCGGCGCGGCGTACATAGCGGCCGGCTACGACCTCGGGTGGGGGTCGGTCGACCCGACGAACCGCTGGCGCGAGACCGAACTCGCCGTCGCCCGCGAGCAACCCCTCGACCCCCTCGTCGACATCGCCGCCGATCACGGCATGGTCGTCGTCGACACCGGCTACGCCTACCACGTCAAAGCCCCGGACGTCGACAAGGGCCGGGGCCTCGAGACGGCCGCGGCGACACTCGATGTCGATCCGGGATCGTTCGTCGCGGTCGGGGACTCCGAGAACGACGCCGAGTTGTTCGAACGCGTCGGCCACTCCGTCGCCGTCGCGAACGCCGACGAGACGGCGATGGCGGCGGCCGACGGGGTGACCGAGGCCGCCTTCGCGGACGGATTCCTCGAGGCGCTCGATCGGTTCCGGGCATCGGCGTAG
- a CDS encoding cytochrome P450, producing the protein MASQLPAPPEAGLVNGLRFGTDTIRFLDGVQARYDDGISIPIPGRPPLVVLTGPDLVGEALDRPEDFQRVPAQDAAAMIAEQGLVQSEGELWSQQRSVVAPSFGGRQVTAYANTTGERIEERATRWAERGSHETDLHRQMTSLTVRVASEILLGTDIGKARADQFHEWMRIAGEEFEFGIDTVLPEWVPTSVSEEFREAATGIRELSEDLIQQRRETLSEGERPDSMDMLTMLIRAEDDPDVDYPANQIRDEVATFLIAGHETTALSLSYTLSLLSWHPEARRRVREEARDVLGDGPPTHDDLAGLTYTKRAYREALRLYPPAWAIFRQADGDVALGEYTVEDGSAVVMPLRSIHRDSRHFEAPETFDPDRWQRRDPNAVDAYRPFSSGPHACIGQGFALAGATLTIARIVGQFDVDVPETALEDLRLTPTLRPEGGVRATITPVE; encoded by the coding sequence ATGGCATCACAACTCCCCGCGCCGCCCGAGGCGGGGTTGGTGAACGGCCTCCGCTTCGGGACCGACACGATCCGGTTTCTCGACGGGGTCCAGGCCCGCTACGACGACGGCATCAGTATCCCGATCCCGGGGCGGCCACCGCTCGTCGTCCTGACCGGTCCCGACCTCGTCGGCGAGGCCCTCGACCGGCCCGAGGACTTCCAGCGGGTCCCCGCACAGGACGCCGCGGCGATGATCGCCGAGCAGGGGTTGGTCCAAAGCGAGGGCGAGCTGTGGTCCCAACAGCGCTCGGTCGTCGCGCCGTCTTTCGGCGGCCGGCAGGTCACCGCCTACGCGAACACGACCGGCGAGCGGATCGAAGAGCGCGCAACGCGGTGGGCCGAGCGCGGCTCCCACGAGACGGACCTCCATCGGCAAATGACGTCGCTGACGGTTCGGGTCGCAAGCGAAATCCTGCTCGGGACCGACATCGGCAAGGCCAGAGCCGATCAGTTCCACGAGTGGATGCGCATCGCGGGCGAGGAGTTCGAGTTCGGCATCGATACCGTCCTCCCGGAGTGGGTACCGACCTCGGTCTCGGAGGAGTTCCGCGAGGCCGCCACCGGCATCCGCGAGTTGAGCGAGGACCTCATACAGCAGCGCCGAGAGACGCTCTCGGAGGGGGAACGCCCCGACTCTATGGACATGCTCACGATGCTCATCCGCGCGGAGGACGACCCCGACGTCGACTACCCGGCAAACCAGATCCGCGACGAGGTGGCGACGTTTCTCATCGCCGGCCACGAGACGACCGCTTTGAGCCTCAGCTACACCTTGAGTCTGCTCTCGTGGCACCCCGAGGCCCGCCGCCGCGTCCGCGAGGAGGCCCGCGACGTGCTCGGGGACGGCCCGCCGACCCACGACGACCTCGCCGGGTTGACCTACACGAAGCGGGCCTACCGGGAGGCGCTCCGGTTGTATCCGCCCGCGTGGGCGATATTCCGACAGGCGGACGGCGACGTCGCGTTGGGCGAGTACACCGTCGAGGACGGCTCGGCCGTCGTCATGCCGTTGCGGTCGATCCACCGCGACAGCCGTCATTTCGAGGCCCCCGAAACGTTCGATCCGGACCGCTGGCAGCGGCGCGATCCGAACGCCGTCGACGCCTACCGGCCCTTCTCCAGCGGCCCCCACGCCTGTATCGGCCAGGGGTTCGCGCTGGCCGGCGCGACGCTCACGATCGCCCGGATCGTCGGCCAGTTCGATGTCGACGTCCCCGAGACGGCGCTGGAGGACCTCCGGTTGACCCCGACGTTGCGGCCCGAGGGTGGCGTTCGGGCGACGATCACGCCAGTCGAGTGA
- a CDS encoding DUF7857 domain-containing protein has product MPTLSAAVVEGERATFVEAIVRADQPHRVRLEPCFRGVIWPPRTEGRPAIGWDEHGLTTTVGVGSTAVGFATPASFDGPPVSIVRSEPLSDDLPVGVTAWLDRIESRLDAAERLAEAPDLRAAAEAVASVGGLAAVERLAGKLARDRRLAARLSIVPSRIQTRLEGVEIPTTEFARLAARPSETE; this is encoded by the coding sequence GCGATCGTTCGGGCCGACCAGCCCCACAGGGTCCGGCTCGAACCGTGTTTTCGAGGCGTAATCTGGCCGCCCCGGACGGAGGGTCGGCCCGCGATAGGGTGGGACGAGCACGGCCTGACGACGACGGTCGGCGTCGGATCGACGGCAGTCGGCTTCGCGACGCCCGCCAGTTTCGACGGGCCCCCCGTCTCGATCGTCCGTTCGGAGCCGCTCTCGGATGACCTCCCCGTCGGCGTCACGGCGTGGCTCGATCGCATCGAAAGCCGTCTCGACGCGGCCGAGCGGCTCGCGGAGGCTCCGGATCTGCGTGCCGCCGCCGAGGCGGTGGCGTCGGTCGGCGGACTCGCCGCGGTCGAGCGACTCGCGGGAAAACTCGCCCGGGACCGGCGGCTCGCGGCCCGGCTCTCGATCGTTCCGAGCCGGATACAGACGCGGCTGGAGGGAGTCGAGATACCGACGACGGAGTTCGCCCGGCTTGCCGCCCGGCCATCGGAGACGGAATGA
- a CDS encoding pyridoxal phosphate-dependent aminotransferase, protein MEISPFELERWFAEVEADADVMLAESGVRPLSVDRFDTDPGTLGYVVPTSGDPEFRAAVGAHHDRDASETIFTCGTQEANLLAMLSVLDDHAVVVTPTYGSFVGLGDALGDVTRVPLSEPDWTLDSEAVGEALCPDTDLVVVVNPNNPTGRYHDETTIRALYERCADNGTYLLCDEVYRLLAEEPIPPVASFGRYGVSTGGVSKAFGLAGLRFGWLCGPRAVVAAAENWKDYTTIAPPAFGQHIAEQAFERRAEILAENREHTAENRAVVEAFLETHGLGWSAPDCGVNGFLRVPEGFAGGESFCRSLLAEESVVLAPGEAFGRPQWVRIGFGLPGAELDEGLARVGAFLDRHR, encoded by the coding sequence ATGGAGATCTCCCCCTTCGAACTCGAACGGTGGTTCGCCGAGGTCGAGGCCGATGCCGACGTGATGTTGGCCGAAAGCGGCGTCCGGCCGCTATCGGTCGATCGCTTCGACACCGATCCCGGAACGCTCGGATACGTCGTCCCCACCTCCGGCGACCCCGAGTTCAGGGCCGCCGTCGGCGCCCACCACGACCGCGACGCCAGCGAGACGATCTTCACCTGCGGCACCCAGGAAGCAAACCTACTGGCGATGCTTTCGGTTCTCGACGATCACGCCGTGGTCGTGACGCCGACCTACGGCTCCTTTGTCGGCCTCGGCGACGCGCTCGGGGACGTGACTCGGGTCCCGTTGTCGGAGCCGGACTGGACACTCGACTCCGAGGCGGTCGGGGAGGCGCTGTGTCCCGACACCGACCTCGTCGTCGTCGTGAACCCGAACAACCCGACCGGGCGGTATCACGACGAGACGACGATACGGGCGCTCTACGAGCGGTGTGCGGACAACGGCACCTACCTGCTCTGTGATGAGGTGTACCGGCTGCTGGCCGAGGAGCCGATCCCACCGGTCGCGAGCTTCGGCCGATACGGGGTCTCGACGGGCGGCGTCTCGAAGGCGTTCGGGCTCGCCGGGCTCCGGTTCGGGTGGCTCTGTGGGCCGCGTGCGGTCGTCGCGGCCGCGGAGAACTGGAAGGACTACACGACGATCGCACCGCCCGCGTTCGGTCAACATATCGCCGAGCAGGCGTTCGAGCGACGCGCCGAGATCCTCGCCGAGAACCGCGAGCACACCGCGGAAAACCGCGCCGTCGTGGAAGCGTTCCTCGAGACGCACGGTCTCGGGTGGTCCGCTCCGGACTGCGGCGTCAACGGCTTCCTCCGCGTCCCCGAGGGCTTCGCCGGCGGAGAGTCGTTCTGTCGGAGCCTCCTCGCCGAGGAGTCGGTCGTTCTGGCGCCGGGCGAGGCGTTTGGCCGCCCGCAGTGGGTCCGGATCGGCTTCGGGCTCCCGGGCGCCGAGCTCGACGAGGGGCTGGCCCGGGTCGGCGCGTTCTTGGATCGGCACCGGTGA
- a CDS encoding redox-regulated ATPase YchF: MSYTIGLVGKPSVGKSTFFNAATMNDVPEGAYPFTTIDPSVGEAYVRVECAGPEFGHDCTPNHGYCADGVRFVPTKLVDVAGLVPGAHEGKGLGNQFLSDLNEADVLLHVVDFTGRTDMEGEPTEGHDPREDIDFLENELDMWYLDILEKGIERYRSGYGGEERAIEADLAEQMSAFGIKEEALKQVILSLDLELDPDDWAATDREALAREIRIRTKPMVIAANKADTEIARENYAEITDDPAYEHLTVVPVSAHAEKALKNGDEAGVLDYRPGDGEFEILESLPEGKAAGLDRIADFLEEFGGTGVQRAIETALFEELGAIAVFPGARTPQEDGSFLQDCFVFPGGSTAEEFAYFLHTDIGEGFLHAHDVRTERQIGADTELSHRDVIEITTTN; this comes from the coding sequence ATGAGCTACACGATCGGACTCGTCGGCAAACCCTCCGTCGGCAAGTCCACCTTCTTCAACGCGGCGACGATGAACGACGTGCCCGAGGGCGCGTATCCCTTCACGACGATCGATCCCTCGGTCGGCGAGGCGTACGTCCGCGTCGAGTGCGCCGGCCCGGAGTTCGGCCACGACTGCACCCCGAACCACGGCTACTGCGCCGACGGCGTCCGGTTCGTCCCGACGAAACTCGTCGACGTGGCGGGGCTCGTCCCCGGCGCCCACGAGGGCAAGGGTCTCGGCAACCAGTTCCTCTCGGACCTCAACGAGGCGGACGTGTTGCTCCACGTCGTCGACTTCACCGGCCGAACCGACATGGAGGGCGAACCGACCGAGGGCCACGACCCCCGCGAGGACATCGACTTCCTCGAGAACGAACTCGACATGTGGTATCTCGACATCCTCGAGAAGGGGATCGAGCGCTACCGCTCGGGCTACGGCGGCGAGGAGCGGGCGATCGAGGCCGACCTCGCCGAGCAGATGTCGGCGTTCGGCATCAAAGAGGAAGCGCTCAAGCAGGTGATCCTCTCGCTCGATCTGGAACTCGATCCGGACGACTGGGCGGCGACGGATCGGGAGGCGCTGGCCCGGGAGATCCGGATCCGGACGAAACCGATGGTGATCGCGGCGAACAAAGCCGACACCGAGATCGCCCGGGAGAACTACGCCGAGATAACCGACGATCCGGCCTACGAGCATTTGACGGTCGTCCCCGTCTCGGCCCACGCCGAGAAGGCGCTCAAGAACGGCGACGAAGCGGGCGTACTCGACTACCGCCCCGGCGACGGCGAGTTCGAAATCCTCGAATCGCTCCCCGAGGGGAAGGCCGCTGGCCTCGACCGGATTGCCGACTTCCTCGAAGAGTTCGGCGGTACGGGCGTCCAGCGCGCCATCGAGACGGCACTGTTCGAGGAGTTGGGCGCAATTGCGGTGTTCCCCGGGGCGCGAACGCCACAGGAGGACGGCTCCTTCCTGCAGGACTGTTTCGTCTTCCCCGGCGGTTCGACCGCCGAGGAGTTCGCCTACTTCCTGCACACCGACATCGGCGAGGGATTCCTGCACGCCCACGACGTCCGCACGGAGCGACAGATCGGCGCCGACACCGAGTTGTCCCACCGCGACGTGATCGAGATCACGACGACGAACTGA
- the lpdA gene encoding dihydrolipoyl dehydrogenase — MVVGDVPTGTELLVIGGGPGGYAAAIRGGQLGLDVTLVEADAYGGTCLNEGCIPSKALVHASSLAHAVEHAESMGIHARADVDFRELVGWKDGVVDRLTGGVEALCEANGVTLLEGRAEFVDGDTARVAHGGEGQGSESVEFERAVVATGSRPIEVSGFDTDDERILSSGDALSLETLPESLCVVGGGYIGMELSTVFAKLGTDVTVVEALDDVLPGYGDDVTGIVRDRAEELGIEFRLGEAARGWTEVDGGARVETETEDGATNTYTAERVLVAVGREPAADTCNLEAVGVEPSADGHIETDDATRTAVEGVHAVGDVAGDPMLAHAAYREGHVAAEVVAGEPARLDCQATPAAVFTDPEIGAVGLDAGEAEAEGFDPLVGEMPMRSSGRALTLGAETGFVRIVADAETGFVLGARIVGPDASELIAEVGLAIEMGARLGDVVGTTHVHPTLSEAVAEAAANAQGVAIHTSKR, encoded by the coding sequence ATGGTCGTCGGAGACGTCCCGACCGGAACCGAACTGCTGGTGATCGGTGGTGGCCCCGGCGGCTACGCCGCTGCAATCCGGGGCGGCCAACTCGGCCTCGACGTGACGCTCGTCGAGGCCGACGCCTACGGCGGCACCTGCCTGAACGAGGGCTGTATCCCCTCGAAGGCGCTCGTCCACGCGAGTAGCTTAGCCCACGCGGTCGAACACGCCGAATCGATGGGGATCCACGCCCGCGCCGACGTCGACTTCCGGGAGCTCGTCGGCTGGAAAGACGGCGTCGTCGACCGGCTGACCGGCGGCGTCGAGGCGCTCTGTGAGGCCAACGGCGTCACCCTACTCGAGGGGCGCGCGGAGTTCGTCGACGGGGACACGGCGAGGGTTGCCCACGGCGGCGAGGGCCAAGGCAGCGAGTCGGTCGAGTTCGAACGCGCCGTCGTCGCCACGGGGAGCCGGCCGATTGAGGTTTCCGGGTTCGACACCGACGACGAGCGGATTCTGAGCTCGGGCGACGCGCTCTCGCTCGAGACGCTCCCGGAGTCGCTCTGTGTCGTCGGCGGCGGCTACATCGGCATGGAGCTGTCGACGGTCTTCGCGAAACTGGGCACGGACGTGACGGTCGTCGAGGCTCTCGACGACGTCCTCCCGGGCTACGGCGACGACGTTACCGGTATCGTCCGCGACCGGGCCGAGGAACTCGGGATCGAGTTCCGGCTCGGCGAGGCCGCCCGGGGCTGGACGGAGGTAGACGGCGGCGCGCGCGTCGAGACCGAGACGGAAGACGGGGCGACGAACACCTACACCGCCGAGCGCGTCCTCGTCGCCGTCGGTCGGGAACCCGCTGCCGACACCTGCAACCTCGAGGCAGTCGGCGTCGAACCGAGCGCGGACGGGCACATCGAAACCGACGACGCGACCCGGACCGCCGTGGAGGGCGTCCACGCTGTCGGCGACGTGGCCGGCGACCCGATGTTGGCACACGCGGCCTACCGGGAGGGCCACGTCGCCGCCGAAGTCGTCGCGGGCGAGCCGGCGCGGCTCGACTGTCAGGCGACCCCGGCGGCAGTCTTCACCGACCCCGAGATCGGGGCTGTCGGGCTGGACGCCGGGGAGGCCGAGGCCGAGGGGTTCGACCCCCTTGTCGGGGAGATGCCGATGCGGTCGTCTGGACGGGCGCTCACGCTCGGGGCCGAGACGGGGTTCGTCCGGATCGTCGCCGACGCGGAGACGGGGTTCGTCCTCGGCGCGCGGATCGTCGGTCCCGACGCCTCGGAACTGATCGCAGAGGTCGGGTTGGCGATCGAGATGGGCGCGCGGCTCGGGGACGTCGTCGGGACGACCCACGTCCACCCGACGCTGTCGGAGGCGGTCGCGGAGGCGGCCGCGAACGCGCAGGGGGTGGCGATTCACACCTCGAAGCGCTGA
- a CDS encoding DUF2214 family protein — protein sequence MAVTQYVAVRSIHVLGSGFVIGGSAVLWLALRVGEPKSARPLSWFEAGFWAVLGVMIFTGLGNLVGFGIPTTGVRASAFSIKLVCILLLAAVSVVRALSVLELRRRDREPSTARGLRWLYAATTLLSAVIVPLAGVLARG from the coding sequence ATGGCAGTGACGCAGTACGTCGCCGTCCGCTCGATCCACGTCCTCGGTTCGGGCTTCGTGATCGGCGGGTCGGCCGTCCTGTGGCTCGCACTCCGCGTCGGCGAGCCGAAGTCGGCCCGACCGCTCTCGTGGTTCGAAGCCGGGTTCTGGGCCGTCCTCGGGGTCATGATATTCACCGGCCTCGGCAACCTGGTCGGGTTCGGCATCCCGACCACTGGGGTCCGGGCGAGCGCGTTCTCGATCAAACTCGTGTGTATTCTCCTGCTCGCGGCCGTCTCCGTGGTCCGGGCGCTCTCTGTGCTCGAACTCCGCCGCCGGGATCGCGAGCCGTCGACGGCCCGCGGCCTCCGGTGGCTGTACGCGGCGACCACGCTTTTGTCGGCCGTGATCGTCCCGCTGGCGGGGGTGCTCGCCCGTGGCTGA